In Mucilaginibacter celer, one DNA window encodes the following:
- a CDS encoding group II truncated hemoglobin produces MAATIPTLFEWAGGTPAFENLFNQFYDKVLADELLEPVFKHMSPQHRMHVAHFVAEVLGGPKTYSESEGSHYAMINKHLQKYLTETHRKRWIELLLQTADELLLPDDPEFRSAFVAYLEWGTRIAVLNSQTDSTTEAPDTPMPQWGWGVPGGPYIP; encoded by the coding sequence ATGGCAGCTACTATCCCTACACTTTTTGAATGGGCAGGCGGCACACCTGCTTTCGAAAACCTGTTCAACCAATTTTATGATAAGGTTTTGGCCGATGAACTGTTGGAGCCCGTGTTTAAGCATATGTCGCCGCAACACCGGATGCACGTAGCTCATTTTGTGGCCGAGGTACTTGGCGGACCAAAAACCTACAGCGAAAGCGAAGGCAGCCACTATGCCATGATCAACAAGCATCTGCAAAAGTATTTAACCGAAACACATCGTAAACGCTGGATTGAATTGTTGCTGCAAACTGCGGATGAATTGTTATTGCCCGATGATCCTGAATTCAGATCGGCATTTGTGGCTTACCTTGAATGGGGAACCCGGATAGCCGTACTTAACTCCCAAACCGACAGTACCACCGAAGCGCCCGACACGCCAATGCCGCAATGGGGCTGGGGCGTGCCTGGCGGGCCGTACATTCCCTGA
- a CDS encoding polyprenyl synthetase family protein, protein MLSINDIKKPIAADIDVFEEKFRASMKSSVPLLDRITHYIVKRKGKQIRPMFVFFSASICGGINEATHRGAALVELLHTASLVHDDVVDNSYQRRGFFSINALWKNKIAVLVGDYLLSKGLLLSIDHNDFQLLRIVSDAVKQMSEGELMQIEKVRRMDIGEPVYYEVIRQKTASLIASCCACGAASAGAGDEVVEKMRLFGEKIGIAFQIKDDMFDFGTDDVGKPLGIDIKEKKVTLPLIYALANCSSTDKKRIINLVKNHNDDPKKIAEIIRFVKETGGLQYAETQMKRFQDEAFEILNTFADSESRRGLEQLVRFTTERNK, encoded by the coding sequence ATGCTGAGCATCAACGATATTAAGAAACCTATTGCGGCCGATATTGATGTATTTGAGGAGAAGTTCAGGGCCTCAATGAAAAGTTCTGTTCCGCTGCTTGATCGTATTACCCACTATATTGTTAAGCGTAAGGGCAAACAAATCCGCCCGATGTTCGTGTTTTTTTCGGCGAGTATTTGCGGGGGTATTAATGAGGCCACCCATCGTGGTGCTGCATTGGTTGAGCTGTTGCATACCGCATCGTTGGTGCATGATGATGTGGTTGATAACTCGTATCAACGCCGCGGCTTTTTTTCGATCAATGCCTTGTGGAAAAACAAGATAGCGGTGTTGGTTGGCGATTATCTGCTGTCAAAAGGGCTGCTGCTTTCTATCGATCATAATGATTTTCAGTTGTTGCGCATTGTATCAGACGCCGTAAAGCAAATGAGCGAAGGCGAGCTGATGCAGATAGAGAAAGTGCGCCGGATGGATATTGGCGAGCCTGTTTATTACGAGGTGATCAGGCAAAAAACAGCATCGCTCATTGCATCGTGCTGTGCCTGCGGGGCGGCATCGGCAGGGGCAGGTGATGAGGTGGTTGAAAAAATGCGCCTTTTTGGCGAGAAGATTGGTATCGCCTTCCAGATTAAGGATGATATGTTTGATTTTGGCACCGATGATGTAGGCAAACCCCTCGGCATCGATATCAAAGAAAAAAAAGTGACCCTGCCGCTTATTTATGCCCTGGCCAACTGCTCATCAACCGATAAAAAAAGGATCATTAACCTGGTGAAGAACCATAACGACGATCCTAAAAAAATAGCCGAAATTATCCGTTTTGTTAAAGAAACCGGCGGCCTGCAATATGCCGAAACCCAGATGAAGCGTTTCCAGGATGAGGCTTTTGAAATCCTCAACACTTTTGCCGACAGTGAATCGCGCCGTGGCCTGGAGCAGTTGGTGCGTTTCACTACCGAACGAAATAAGTAA
- a CDS encoding site-specific integrase, with amino-acid sequence MKTIFSVLFYLKRPKSYQTGPMPIYMRITIDSKRTEITTGRDCEPSQWIPSAGRMKGTKETVKSLNNYLDTLRAKIDDAHSAMIKAGDDITAESLKCRFLGKEENPKMLIEIFDNHNEKFGKLVGKENSKGTLSRYKISLSHTQRFLKWRFNLSDIPVKKVDHQFITDYDFWLRSERNCGNNSAVKYMRNFKKIITICLDNGWIDRNPFLKYKGKTKRVHRVCLEQDDLNRIAEKNFSSARLEQIRDIFLFSCYTGLAYIDIKNLHREHLTDRYDGEIWIMTNRQKTDIPTRVPLLPQAIELIRKYEYHPKCANTGLLFPVPSNQKVNDYLKEIAELCKIKQTLTFHIARHTFATTITLANDVPIESVSVMLGHASIKTTQEYAKVLNLKLSRDMSALRSKIGS; translated from the coding sequence ATGAAGACAATTTTCAGTGTGCTCTTTTATTTGAAGAGACCAAAGAGCTATCAGACAGGTCCTATGCCTATCTACATGCGTATTACGATTGACAGTAAGCGCACAGAAATCACCACCGGCCGTGATTGTGAACCTTCGCAGTGGATCCCATCAGCAGGGCGAATGAAGGGAACGAAAGAAACCGTAAAATCGCTCAATAATTACCTCGACACCCTACGCGCGAAGATCGATGACGCGCATTCAGCAATGATCAAAGCGGGAGATGACATTACCGCAGAGAGTTTGAAATGTCGTTTCCTGGGCAAAGAAGAGAACCCGAAAATGCTCATCGAAATCTTTGACAATCACAACGAGAAATTCGGTAAGCTCGTCGGCAAAGAAAATTCAAAAGGTACACTAAGCCGGTATAAAATATCGTTGAGCCATACACAGCGCTTTCTCAAGTGGCGTTTTAATCTTTCAGATATTCCTGTCAAAAAAGTAGATCACCAATTCATTACGGATTATGATTTCTGGCTAAGATCAGAGCGCAATTGCGGCAATAATTCGGCCGTTAAGTACATGAGGAACTTTAAAAAGATCATCACCATCTGCCTGGATAACGGCTGGATTGACCGCAACCCATTCCTGAAATACAAAGGCAAAACGAAACGGGTTCACCGGGTATGCCTGGAACAAGACGACCTGAACCGTATTGCCGAAAAGAACTTTTCGTCTGCACGACTGGAACAGATCAGGGATATTTTCCTGTTCAGCTGCTACACGGGCCTGGCGTACATTGACATTAAGAATCTCCACCGTGAGCACCTGACTGACCGCTACGACGGCGAAATATGGATCATGACAAATCGCCAAAAAACCGATATCCCAACCCGGGTCCCGCTTTTACCGCAGGCTATTGAACTCATACGAAAATATGAGTATCATCCTAAGTGCGCCAATACCGGGCTGCTCTTCCCGGTACCCTCCAATCAAAAGGTCAACGACTACCTGAAGGAGATCGCTGAACTCTGTAAGATCAAGCAGACCCTGACCTTTCATATCGCACGACATACTTTTGCTACTACGATAACGCTGGCCAACGATGTGCCTATAGAAAGCGTGTCTGTTATGCTGGGTCATGCGAGCATTAAAACCACACAGGAGTATGCTAAAGTGCTAAATCTGAAACTAAGCAGGGACATGAGCGCCCTTCGATCAAAAATTGGCTCGTGA
- the istB gene encoding IS21-like element helper ATPase IstB — translation MNTNTLDKLRKLKFFGMYHAFKSCLETGQTAEYTTDELLAHLVEAEWDDRQNRRIERTIMYAKFRYKASVENIHYHADRSIDRNQVMRLADCHFIDRNENLLITGSTGIGKSYIASAIGHQACILGYRVFYASTPKLFAKLKMAKADGSYMKDVAKLERQQLLILDDFGIQPFDAQSRAALMEIIEDRHGKTSLIITSQLPVSKWYEVIGEKTIADAILDRIVHDAHRMELKGESMRKRRPAEPEKSYLQNTL, via the coding sequence ACACGAACACCTTGGACAAACTTCGCAAGCTGAAGTTCTTTGGCATGTACCATGCCTTTAAAAGCTGCCTGGAAACGGGCCAGACCGCTGAATACACTACTGATGAACTGCTGGCCCACCTGGTAGAGGCCGAATGGGACGACCGGCAGAACAGGCGCATAGAGCGTACGATCATGTATGCTAAGTTCCGCTATAAGGCCTCGGTAGAGAACATCCACTACCATGCCGACCGTAGTATCGACCGCAATCAGGTAATGCGCCTGGCAGACTGCCACTTTATTGACCGGAATGAGAACCTGTTGATCACAGGCAGCACCGGTATCGGCAAAAGCTATATCGCTTCTGCTATCGGACACCAAGCCTGCATACTGGGTTACCGCGTGTTCTATGCCAGCACACCCAAGCTCTTTGCTAAGCTGAAGATGGCTAAGGCAGATGGTTCCTATATGAAGGATGTCGCCAAACTGGAACGCCAGCAACTACTGATCCTGGATGACTTCGGTATACAGCCTTTTGATGCGCAGAGCAGGGCTGCACTGATGGAGATCATTGAGGACAGGCACGGTAAAACGTCATTGATCATTACCTCTCAACTGCCGGTCAGTAAATGGTATGAGGTCATTGGTGAAAAGACGATCGCTGATGCTATCCTTGACCGTATCGTGCATGATGCGCACCGGATGGAACTTAAGGGAGAGTCGATGAGAAAAAGAAGGCCGGCAGAGCCCGAAAAAAGCTATCTGCAAAACACACTTTAA